In Halobacillus amylolyticus, the following proteins share a genomic window:
- a CDS encoding dipeptidase has translation MNQFPIIDGHNDTLLKLHQQEKGKGRLFFNESSIGHIDLPRAKKGQFSGGFFAIFCPHPSGSLLPDFEKFATEKGYDLPLSAPAEYEYCHRMTNAMVADLFSLEANSNGSFKVVRTVDELSNLVHKETIAAILHFEGAEAIDTDLDALSVYYQAGLRSIGLVWSRPNAFAQGVPYRYPSTPDIGAGLTESGKSLVRECNQLGIMLDLSHLNEKGFWDVAEISDAPLVATHSNAHTISPISRNLTDKQLDAIAESNGVVGVTYAVNMLRPDGKLNTDTPLEEIVKHIDYIASRIGIEHVVLGSDFDGTTLPDELGDVTGVPKVLELLKNHGFSDKDLCKLTYENWLRVLKNTWK, from the coding sequence ATGAATCAATTCCCAATAATAGATGGGCATAACGATACACTGCTAAAGCTTCACCAACAAGAGAAGGGAAAAGGTCGTTTATTTTTCAATGAAAGCTCTATTGGTCATATTGATTTGCCTCGAGCAAAGAAAGGGCAGTTTAGTGGGGGGTTTTTTGCAATATTTTGCCCTCATCCATCAGGTTCATTACTTCCGGACTTTGAAAAATTTGCTACTGAAAAGGGGTATGATCTCCCTCTTTCTGCTCCCGCCGAATATGAATACTGTCATCGGATGACAAATGCAATGGTAGCCGACCTGTTTAGCCTGGAGGCAAATTCAAATGGAAGTTTCAAAGTCGTACGCACCGTTGATGAGCTGAGTAATTTAGTACATAAAGAAACCATTGCCGCCATTCTTCATTTTGAAGGAGCAGAGGCGATTGATACGGACCTTGATGCACTAAGTGTATATTATCAGGCAGGCCTTCGTTCAATAGGACTCGTATGGAGCCGCCCCAATGCATTTGCTCAAGGCGTACCTTACAGGTATCCTTCAACGCCTGACATCGGAGCTGGGCTTACTGAATCCGGAAAGAGCTTGGTTCGTGAATGCAATCAACTTGGAATTATGCTAGATTTGTCTCATCTTAATGAAAAGGGATTTTGGGATGTAGCAGAAATTTCCGATGCTCCTTTAGTGGCCACTCATTCGAACGCACATACGATATCTCCAATCTCGCGCAACTTGACCGATAAACAACTGGATGCGATTGCCGAATCCAATGGGGTAGTGGGGGTAACATATGCAGTTAATATGCTTCGTCCAGACGGGAAACTGAATACAGATACACCTTTAGAAGAAATCGTTAAGCATATTGATTATATAGCTAGCCGCATAGGCATCGAACATGTTGTCCTGGGTTCGGATTTTGATGGCACAACGCTTCCAGATGAATTAGGTGATGTGACTGGGGTTCCAAAAGTACTTGAATTGTTAAAAAATCATGGGTTTAGTGACAAAGATTTATGTAAGTTAACTTATGAAAACTGGCTTAGAGTTTTGAAAAATACTTGGAAATAA
- a CDS encoding YkvI family membrane protein produces the protein MCLIIGTMIGAGYASGRELWQFFGQDSSLAILLFTIMFMICCMSIMKISYEQKAGHYLPVLRKIVGRHLTGVYDGMIILYLFTTTVIMLAGSGATWQAFHFSYRLGVLALIIPLILLFVWDVKGIVTVNSFILPLLIGGLLFVLILFITDQNLSMFAHFNETSNWTAAFPFTALNVVPLIAVLGAIGNRMESKKEIWVASVGSGLVLGVVSYLYNNSLIQISEDIILYEIPLFAILKHYPFEMMVFMSVVMWVAIFTTAASGILGLVTRFRDYLRQPLWVLAMVTIAIMLPFTSLGFSTLIEYLYPLYGLLNLYVLASLLLSPFLHRFKIN, from the coding sequence ATGTGTTTGATTATAGGCACGATGATTGGAGCAGGATACGCTTCAGGAAGAGAGCTATGGCAATTTTTTGGACAAGATAGTAGTCTAGCTATCTTGTTATTTACCATTATGTTCATGATTTGTTGCATGAGTATTATGAAAATTAGTTATGAACAGAAGGCGGGACACTATTTACCTGTACTTAGAAAAATTGTTGGAAGACACTTAACGGGTGTATACGATGGGATGATTATTTTATATTTGTTTACGACGACGGTCATTATGCTTGCAGGCAGTGGTGCAACATGGCAGGCTTTCCATTTTTCCTATCGTTTAGGTGTACTAGCTCTTATCATTCCATTAATCTTGTTGTTTGTCTGGGATGTGAAAGGAATTGTAACCGTAAATAGCTTTATTTTGCCTTTGTTAATTGGCGGATTGCTTTTTGTTTTGATTCTTTTTATTACGGATCAGAACCTTTCTATGTTTGCCCACTTCAATGAGACAAGCAATTGGACTGCTGCCTTTCCTTTTACAGCTCTTAATGTTGTTCCATTGATTGCTGTACTCGGCGCGATTGGAAATCGCATGGAAAGTAAAAAAGAGATATGGGTGGCAAGTGTGGGGAGCGGTCTTGTGCTTGGTGTTGTTTCCTATTTATATAATAATAGTTTGATTCAGATTTCAGAGGATATCATTTTATATGAAATCCCGTTATTTGCCATTTTGAAGCATTATCCCTTTGAAATGATGGTTTTTATGTCGGTTGTCATGTGGGTAGCGATCTTTACAACGGCTGCTTCGGGGATCCTTGGATTGGTCACTCGCTTTAGAGATTATTTGCGTCAGCCTTTGTGGGTGCTGGCCATGGTGACAATAGCCATTATGCTGCCTTTTACATCTTTGGGATTTTCAACACTGATAGAATATTTATATCCATTATATGGCCTCCTGAATTTATATGTATTGGCCTCACTCTTATTATCTCCCTTCCTACATCGATTCAAAATTAACTGA
- a CDS encoding DMT family transporter has product MIIVVMIYAGNILIGKAISELPPITITFFRLLIAFVVLFPLGYRSAWKYRDRFFKYKKPVLVMALSGLALFNTFIYGALQFTTSSNVAILESIIPAITVVLSAFMLKERLKGIQWGGVGLSLIGAIWVVMDGNILKLTVIDWNVGDLIMIGAIITWAVYSVMVKKYMHKFPPYAAIFVMTGISLIALLPIVIIEWSIIGIPAMGDSNFIIGLLYLGIFPSLIALIFYNRAVALLGASQASIFLNFLPVVTMIGAYLWLGEEITVMHVIGAGIVIVGVLLTTQFRVKRRSLENKKRYG; this is encoded by the coding sequence ATGATCATAGTCGTTATGATTTATGCTGGAAACATTCTTATTGGAAAGGCGATAAGTGAATTACCGCCTATCACTATTACCTTTTTCAGATTACTGATTGCCTTCGTTGTGCTTTTTCCACTAGGATATAGAAGTGCTTGGAAGTACCGAGACCGATTCTTCAAATACAAAAAGCCGGTCTTAGTGATGGCTTTATCAGGGCTCGCTCTATTTAATACGTTTATATACGGAGCTTTGCAGTTTACCACATCATCAAATGTGGCCATTCTTGAGTCGATCATTCCAGCGATCACTGTAGTATTAAGTGCTTTTATGCTAAAAGAGAGATTAAAAGGGATTCAATGGGGTGGGGTTGGACTTTCTCTTATTGGAGCCATTTGGGTAGTGATGGATGGTAACATCTTGAAGCTGACTGTTATAGATTGGAATGTTGGCGACCTGATTATGATTGGAGCCATTATAACGTGGGCCGTTTACTCAGTCATGGTTAAGAAATACATGCATAAGTTTCCACCCTACGCTGCTATCTTTGTCATGACGGGAATTTCGCTCATCGCTTTATTGCCGATTGTTATCATCGAGTGGAGTATTATCGGGATACCAGCAATGGGGGATTCAAATTTTATTATCGGATTGCTTTACTTAGGTATATTTCCATCTTTGATTGCGTTAATCTTTTATAATCGAGCCGTTGCTTTATTGGGGGCTTCCCAGGCTTCTATATTTTTAAATTTCCTCCCCGTTGTTACAATGATAGGTGCCTACTTATGGTTAGGGGAAGAGATTACAGTCATGCATGTTATCGGAGCGGGGATCGTAATTGTTGGCGTGTTGCTTACTACCCAGTTCCGTGTTAAGCGAAGGAGTTTAGAGAATAAAAAGCGATATGGTTAG
- a CDS encoding ArsR/SmtB family transcription factor: MEVIQTTSRKRETYRTKIEHSLLYEAALGIAAVTNTPLLDTLEKSDWDAVKKQLSNKMNGELQYVEENNTWKSLLQLLHQDSFPNLDAFTQFIQQLDATKLQYICLPYLGLAFQELRDQASKGDKKAVQSLQKEVEDHPFFKTYISFITTTDPSVLKSHLIAVMIGWYTAVIQPQEQELQAILQRDQQAKQNMSNKVDTESLVEWATGGIKYFPEPSVYRVLLIPQRTYRPWNVEADIEGTKIFYYPVSNESIHMDDPYAPDQFLVQKYKALGDEVRMKIVKLLFEKERTLHELTDILNMGKSTIHHHLKLLKSARIVEGERSIYRLRKNSIDMMATELEYFIDSLS; the protein is encoded by the coding sequence ATGGAAGTGATTCAGACAACAAGTAGAAAAAGGGAAACTTATCGGACAAAAATAGAGCATTCATTGCTTTACGAAGCAGCCCTTGGCATTGCAGCTGTTACGAACACGCCACTTTTAGATACCCTTGAAAAGTCAGATTGGGATGCTGTAAAGAAACAACTATCTAATAAAATGAATGGCGAACTTCAATACGTTGAAGAGAACAACACATGGAAATCATTGCTTCAACTCCTTCATCAAGATTCCTTTCCAAACTTAGATGCCTTCACTCAATTTATCCAACAACTAGATGCCACCAAACTCCAATATATTTGCCTGCCTTATTTAGGCCTTGCTTTTCAAGAGTTGCGCGACCAAGCATCTAAAGGAGATAAAAAGGCTGTTCAATCGTTACAAAAAGAGGTAGAGGACCATCCCTTTTTTAAAACATACATTTCCTTTATAACAACTACAGACCCTTCAGTACTTAAGAGCCATTTAATTGCTGTGATGATAGGGTGGTACACAGCCGTTATCCAACCTCAAGAACAGGAATTACAAGCCATACTGCAGCGTGATCAACAAGCAAAGCAAAATATGTCTAACAAAGTAGACACGGAGTCCCTTGTAGAATGGGCGACAGGAGGTATCAAGTACTTTCCAGAACCAAGTGTCTATCGAGTACTGCTGATTCCACAACGAACGTACCGACCATGGAATGTTGAAGCGGACATTGAGGGAACAAAGATTTTCTATTACCCTGTTTCCAATGAGAGCATTCATATGGATGACCCTTATGCTCCTGATCAATTCCTCGTCCAGAAATATAAAGCCTTAGGCGATGAAGTAAGGATGAAAATAGTTAAGCTTTTATTTGAAAAGGAACGTACCTTACATGAGCTTACAGATATCCTTAACATGGGCAAATCAACCATCCACCACCATTTGAAGCTATTGAAGTCTGCGCGAATCGTAGAAGGTGAGCGTTCCATCTATCGTTTAAGGAAAAACTCGATCGATATGATGGCAACAGAGCTTGAGTATTTCATTGATAGTCTCTCATGA
- the noc gene encoding nucleoid occlusion protein, protein MLHPFSRLFGLGDKSDSDSNNSEEEEYNPDEVMQVPVERVQPNRYQPRAIFNNEKIKELAQTIHTHGMIQPIVVRRLNEDQYELIAGERRWRAVQSLGWENIPAILRDMDDAQTASVALIENLQREELTVIEEATAYARLIEIHELTQEALAQRLGKSQSTVANKMRLLKLPESVQQAVMDKEITERHARALIVLKDKENQEKLLDEIIEKQLNVKQTEERIAKLQDPKPKKKKPKLKGVNKDMRIAMNTIRQSLDMVSDTGIDLETNEEEHDDYYQFTIKIPKKRP, encoded by the coding sequence GTGTTACATCCTTTTAGTCGTCTGTTTGGGCTGGGAGACAAGTCAGATTCAGATAGTAATAACAGCGAAGAAGAAGAATACAATCCTGATGAAGTCATGCAAGTCCCTGTCGAACGTGTTCAGCCGAACCGTTATCAGCCAAGGGCCATTTTTAACAATGAAAAGATTAAAGAACTAGCCCAGACGATACATACGCATGGGATGATTCAGCCGATTGTAGTTCGTCGTTTAAATGAGGATCAGTATGAATTAATTGCTGGGGAGCGCAGGTGGCGTGCTGTTCAATCACTTGGATGGGAAAACATCCCTGCCATTCTTCGAGATATGGATGATGCTCAAACAGCTTCTGTTGCCTTAATTGAGAACTTACAGCGTGAAGAATTAACAGTTATAGAGGAAGCTACAGCTTATGCACGGTTGATTGAAATCCATGAGTTGACTCAAGAAGCGCTTGCTCAACGTCTCGGGAAAAGCCAATCAACAGTTGCTAATAAGATGCGGCTGCTCAAACTTCCTGAGTCTGTACAGCAGGCGGTGATGGATAAAGAGATCACGGAACGTCATGCTAGAGCTCTTATCGTTTTGAAAGATAAAGAGAATCAGGAAAAGCTTCTTGATGAAATTATTGAAAAGCAGCTTAATGTAAAGCAAACGGAAGAACGGATTGCGAAGCTCCAAGATCCGAAACCAAAGAAGAAAAAGCCGAAGCTTAAAGGTGTCAATAAAGACATGAGGATTGCTATGAATACAATCCGCCAATCGCTTGATATGGTTTCAGATACTGGTATTGATCTGGAAACGAACGAGGAAGAACACGACGACTATTATCAATTTACTATAAAAATCCCTAAGAAAAGACCATAG
- a CDS encoding DUF554 domain-containing protein, with amino-acid sequence MVLLGTIVNGVCIFVGSLLGLFFTKIPERFKETVMSGVGLAVILIGLQMGFETKNIVVVLLSLLTGAIIGEALHLEERLEYIGRWIERKFTKADQKSTIAQGFITASLIFVIGALSVIGALDSGLRNDHEVLITKAIIDGFVALVLTSTLGIGVIFSVIPVVLYEGSIALLATQINRWIPQEILDLFIIEVTATGGLLIVAIGLNLLKLTKIRVANLLPALLMVGVILFIMQLF; translated from the coding sequence ATGGTCTTATTGGGTACAATTGTAAATGGAGTATGTATCTTTGTCGGTTCCTTGTTAGGTTTATTCTTTACCAAAATTCCCGAGCGTTTTAAGGAAACGGTGATGAGTGGTGTCGGTTTAGCGGTTATTCTGATAGGTCTGCAGATGGGATTCGAGACGAAGAACATTGTTGTTGTGCTACTTAGTTTGTTAACGGGTGCCATTATAGGTGAAGCTTTACATTTAGAGGAGCGTTTAGAGTATATTGGGCGCTGGATCGAAAGAAAGTTTACAAAGGCTGATCAGAAATCTACTATTGCTCAAGGGTTTATTACAGCTTCGCTTATTTTTGTCATTGGTGCACTCTCTGTTATCGGTGCATTGGATAGTGGTCTTCGAAACGATCATGAGGTGTTGATTACTAAGGCGATCATAGACGGATTTGTTGCCTTAGTATTGACTTCTACCTTAGGTATCGGCGTGATTTTTTCTGTTATTCCGGTTGTGCTTTATGAAGGCTCTATTGCGTTACTTGCAACACAAATTAATCGGTGGATTCCTCAGGAAATACTTGACTTATTTATCATAGAAGTGACCGCAACAGGAGGATTACTCATTGTAGCAATTGGTTTAAATTTACTTAAATTAACCAAAATTCGGGTAGCAAATTTATTACCTGCCTTGTTAATGGTTGGGGTGATTCTTTTTATTATGCAGTTGTTTTAA
- a CDS encoding mechanosensitive ion channel family protein gives MEEVISQWDKAVEYLTGPDLWIALAQGLLKILLILFISLLIVRVGSKVISRFFENRRRGPFKITARRESTLKKLVVNTMTYIVYFTAFIMILEVFTIKIGPLLAGAGVAGLAIGFGAQNLVRDIISGFFIIFEDQFSVGDYILTSGVEGFVEEIGLRTSKIKSWTGEIHILPNGNVTQVTNYSIYNSIAVVDVRIAYENDIEQAEQVIAELLEELPERYEQMTAVPELLGVDHLNASEVIMRIIGETVPMEHWGIARVIRKEVKQRLQEKGIEIPYPRIVMYSRHEEESAQEPT, from the coding sequence ATGGAGGAAGTCATTTCACAGTGGGACAAAGCCGTTGAATATCTGACGGGACCTGACTTATGGATTGCTTTAGCGCAGGGTTTGTTAAAAATATTGCTGATTTTATTCATTTCATTACTCATCGTTCGAGTTGGCAGTAAAGTTATTTCCCGGTTTTTCGAGAACCGCAGACGGGGTCCATTTAAAATAACCGCTCGTCGTGAATCTACCCTTAAGAAGCTTGTGGTTAATACAATGACCTATATTGTTTATTTCACAGCGTTTATTATGATACTAGAAGTGTTCACTATCAAAATAGGCCCGTTGCTGGCTGGTGCAGGAGTTGCTGGGTTAGCGATTGGCTTTGGTGCCCAAAACCTAGTACGTGATATCATTTCAGGTTTTTTTATTATCTTTGAAGACCAATTTTCTGTAGGTGATTATATTCTTACTTCAGGTGTAGAGGGGTTTGTTGAGGAAATTGGACTTCGCACCTCCAAAATAAAAAGTTGGACGGGAGAGATTCATATTTTGCCGAATGGGAATGTCACCCAAGTTACCAATTATTCTATTTATAATAGTATTGCTGTAGTTGATGTAAGAATAGCTTATGAAAATGATATTGAACAGGCAGAACAAGTTATTGCTGAACTTCTTGAGGAGCTGCCAGAGCGTTATGAGCAGATGACGGCAGTGCCGGAGTTGCTTGGCGTAGATCATTTGAATGCATCCGAAGTCATTATGCGGATTATTGGGGAGACCGTTCCTATGGAGCACTGGGGGATTGCCCGTGTAATTCGCAAGGAAGTGAAACAGCGTCTACAAGAGAAAGGTATTGAAATTCCTTACCCGCGTATTGTAATGTACTCTCGTCATGAAGAGGAGTCGGCTCAAGAACCAACTTAA
- a CDS encoding ParB/RepB/Spo0J family partition protein: MARGLGKGINALFTDMNAQDDEQIHEVRVKSCRPNPYQPRKHFTEEAIEELKQSIEEHGILQPLIVRKSIKGYEIVVGERRFRAAIQAGLDSVPVLIRELSDDQMMELALLENLQREDLTPIEEAHAYQNLIKELGVTQDSLSKRLGKSRSHIANLVRLLTLPTEVSERINNGSLSMGHGRALLGLKDKKKVLPVMERIEAEGLNVRQVEKLILELNDRKAKQKKKEPEKDIFIREREESLKKRLGTGVTIHKGKRKGKIEIEFFNDEDLERILHWFENE; the protein is encoded by the coding sequence ATGGCGAGAGGGTTAGGTAAAGGCATTAATGCCCTGTTTACCGACATGAATGCACAAGATGATGAGCAGATTCATGAAGTAAGAGTGAAAAGTTGCAGACCCAATCCGTATCAACCGCGGAAGCACTTCACTGAGGAAGCGATTGAAGAGTTAAAGCAGTCGATAGAGGAACATGGAATCCTTCAACCTTTGATTGTCAGGAAAAGTATTAAAGGCTACGAAATTGTTGTAGGCGAGCGTCGTTTTCGTGCAGCTATACAGGCTGGCCTTGATTCGGTACCTGTTCTAATCAGGGAGTTAAGCGATGATCAAATGATGGAGTTGGCTTTGCTAGAAAACCTTCAACGTGAGGATTTAACACCTATTGAAGAAGCACATGCGTATCAGAACCTCATTAAAGAATTAGGGGTGACTCAAGACAGCCTCTCTAAACGTCTTGGTAAAAGCCGCTCTCATATCGCGAATCTTGTACGATTGCTTACACTTCCCACTGAAGTGAGTGAGCGAATTAATAACGGCTCCTTATCCATGGGCCATGGGAGAGCACTTCTAGGGTTGAAAGATAAGAAAAAGGTCCTCCCTGTTATGGAAAGAATTGAAGCGGAAGGGTTAAATGTACGGCAGGTTGAAAAGCTCATTCTAGAATTAAATGATCGAAAAGCTAAACAGAAGAAAAAAGAACCGGAAAAGGATATTTTCATTCGTGAAAGGGAAGAAAGCCTCAAAAAGCGCCTTGGAACAGGTGTAACCATTCATAAAGGTAAACGAAAAGGGAAAATTGAGATTGAGTTTTTTAATGATGAGGATTTAGAAAGAATTTTGCACTGGTTTGAAAATGAATAA
- a CDS encoding DUF951 domain-containing protein, with protein MADKNYHLNDVVQMKKAHPCGENRWKVIRMGADIRIKCEGCGHSVLIPRKKFETKMKKVLETSE; from the coding sequence ATGGCGGATAAAAATTATCACTTAAACGATGTGGTCCAAATGAAGAAAGCACATCCATGCGGAGAGAACCGTTGGAAAGTCATTCGTATGGGGGCGGACATTCGTATTAAATGTGAAGGATGCGGGCATAGTGTGCTAATCCCAAGGAAAAAGTTTGAAACAAAGATGAAGAAAGTACTAGAGACGAGCGAATAA
- the yyaC gene encoding spore protease YyaC: protein MNVRDKFSKGEQRVHVDHPQMSEQLSDYLLQSLPNNKQVVIACVGTDRSTGDSLGPLIGSMLQDRPLKTFHVYGTLEEPLHALNLKETIKAIHRTHPQPFILAIDACLGKNSSIGSVSIAQGTLNPGAALKKDLPPIGDMHISGMVNVGGFMEYVVLQNTRLHHVMKMAAKIAAGIRLAEKKRTYVYQPYSAATKKQQR, encoded by the coding sequence ATGAATGTTAGGGACAAGTTTTCAAAAGGGGAGCAACGCGTACATGTTGACCATCCGCAAATGAGTGAACAATTAAGCGATTATTTGCTTCAATCCCTTCCAAATAATAAACAAGTGGTCATTGCATGTGTTGGTACCGATCGCTCCACAGGTGATTCATTAGGACCTCTTATCGGGTCAATGCTTCAAGACAGGCCACTAAAGACCTTCCATGTATATGGGACGTTAGAAGAACCCCTACATGCATTAAACTTAAAAGAAACGATAAAAGCCATTCATCGTACTCATCCACAGCCCTTCATTCTTGCCATTGATGCTTGTCTTGGAAAGAATTCTTCCATCGGAAGTGTTTCAATCGCACAAGGAACTCTCAATCCTGGAGCAGCCCTAAAAAAAGACCTCCCTCCTATTGGTGACATGCATATAAGTGGAATGGTTAACGTTGGTGGGTTTATGGAGTATGTTGTCTTACAAAACACACGTCTTCACCACGTAATGAAGATGGCCGCCAAGATAGCTGCTGGAATCCGTCTCGCAGAAAAGAAACGAACTTATGTCTACCAGCCGTACTCAGCAGCAACAAAAAAACAGCAACGATAG
- a CDS encoding ParA family protein, producing MGKVISIANQKGGVGKTTTAVNLSSCLAYLNNKVLLVDIDPQGNATSGVGVEKGAVDQCIYDVLVDGVDASQVRTSTMVENLDAIPATIQLAGAEIELVPTISREVRLKHAIDEVKDEYDYVIIDCPPSLGLLTINSLTASDTVLIPVQCEYYALEGLSQLLNTIRLVQKHLNKDLMIEGVLLTMLDARTNLGIQVIEEVKKYFQDRVYQSIIPRNVRLSEAPSHGKPIILYDAKSRGAEVYLDLAKEVMANGERVR from the coding sequence ATGGGTAAAGTGATTTCCATTGCCAATCAAAAAGGTGGCGTTGGAAAAACAACAACAGCCGTTAATTTAAGTTCATGCTTAGCTTATTTAAATAATAAGGTGCTTTTAGTCGATATTGACCCACAAGGGAATGCAACAAGTGGGGTAGGTGTAGAAAAGGGTGCAGTTGACCAGTGTATTTATGATGTGCTAGTGGATGGAGTAGATGCTTCTCAGGTACGCACATCAACAATGGTAGAAAATTTAGATGCTATTCCTGCTACTATACAGCTAGCTGGAGCTGAAATTGAGCTTGTACCTACGATCTCAAGAGAAGTGAGGCTCAAGCATGCCATTGATGAAGTGAAAGATGAATATGATTATGTCATTATTGATTGTCCGCCGTCACTAGGTCTTTTGACAATCAACTCCTTGACCGCTTCGGATACAGTATTGATCCCTGTTCAGTGTGAGTATTATGCGCTTGAGGGGTTGAGCCAACTATTGAACACCATCCGTCTTGTTCAGAAACATTTAAATAAGGATCTTATGATTGAAGGGGTCTTATTAACAATGCTGGATGCCCGGACAAATTTAGGTATCCAAGTTATTGAAGAAGTGAAAAAGTACTTTCAGGATCGTGTGTATCAGTCAATTATCCCGCGTAATGTTCGTTTAAGTGAAGCCCCAAGTCACGGCAAGCCTATTATTTTATATGATGCCAAATCACGTGGGGCTGAAGTATATTTAGACTTAGCGAAGGAAGTGATGGCAAATGGCGAGAGGGTTAGGTAA
- a CDS encoding MFS transporter, translating to MISFLGDQIYLLALPLIVLALTGSPLAMGIVAALERLPVLLQPLAGVIADRFHRKGILLFCDAGRGVIVGAVGVLFIRDTLMMWQLYSTALLIGTLSQLYNTAQFATIPQLVRNNELAKANAVNTGLFQTAVLVGPGLGGILINAFHLGYALIANSLSFFLTFCAVSTLTIQPPAKDSGQKRVMEDIKEGFSYVLQTKPILFTNLAMLFSIFGTTLFLTMMVFYMRDGIRLTVVQIGWVLSFGGAAAVGGAILTSVLRKWWTYRQILFTASLVGGMSIIGFSHFQSFWWLGVMNAVGTFCAAIKSPSIVTIRQRLTPNHLLGRVQATSRFMTWMLMPAAALMAGIISEWASTETTIFWAGVIVVTASTFYLHPSLKTA from the coding sequence GTGATCTCTTTCCTTGGTGATCAAATCTATTTATTAGCATTACCGCTAATTGTTTTAGCGTTGACTGGGTCTCCATTAGCTATGGGGATCGTAGCTGCACTAGAACGTTTGCCCGTTCTACTTCAGCCTCTAGCAGGTGTAATTGCGGATCGCTTTCACCGCAAAGGAATACTACTATTTTGCGATGCGGGAAGAGGAGTGATCGTTGGTGCGGTGGGAGTTCTATTTATTAGGGATACCCTCATGATGTGGCAGTTATATAGTACGGCATTACTGATTGGCACATTGAGTCAGCTCTATAACACAGCCCAATTTGCTACAATTCCTCAGTTAGTTAGGAATAATGAGCTGGCAAAAGCAAATGCCGTAAATACAGGTTTGTTTCAAACGGCCGTACTAGTAGGACCTGGTTTGGGTGGAATACTAATTAACGCTTTTCATCTAGGATATGCCCTTATAGCTAACAGCTTGAGTTTTTTCTTGACCTTTTGTGCTGTATCCACCTTGACAATCCAACCACCAGCAAAAGATTCTGGGCAAAAGAGGGTGATGGAAGATATAAAAGAAGGCTTTTCGTATGTACTGCAAACAAAGCCCATTCTGTTCACAAATTTAGCTATGTTATTTTCCATTTTCGGTACGACATTGTTCTTAACGATGATGGTCTTCTACATGAGGGATGGAATAAGGTTAACAGTTGTGCAAATTGGATGGGTATTATCTTTTGGGGGAGCAGCTGCGGTAGGCGGGGCTATTTTAACCTCAGTTTTAAGAAAATGGTGGACCTATAGGCAGATATTATTTACAGCTTCTCTCGTTGGAGGTATGTCTATCATCGGTTTTAGCCATTTCCAATCATTTTGGTGGTTGGGAGTGATGAATGCTGTAGGAACTTTTTGTGCAGCTATTAAAAGTCCATCCATTGTAACAATTCGTCAAAGGCTCACACCTAATCATTTGTTAGGAAGAGTCCAGGCCACAAGCCGTTTCATGACATGGATGTTGATGCCTGCAGCAGCTCTCATGGCTGGGATTATCTCTGAATGGGCAAGCACGGAAACAACAATTTTTTGGGCAGGGGTGATCGTTGTGACAGCCTCGACCTTTTACCTCCATCCTTCATTAAAGACAGCTTGA